The Mastacembelus armatus chromosome 13, fMasArm1.2, whole genome shotgun sequence DNA segment GCACTGATTGGTTGGTGGTGGTATATCTCACGGAAAAAAGTGCGACTCATAAGCCATGACAGCCCAGAGGGGGTTCCAACTACTGTGGGCCTTAGAACAACTCCAGCAGAGGGTAGCAATGGTATAGTTGAAAAGGGTACTGTATCCTCTGCAAGTGACACAAATAGCCTCACCCACAGATCTCAAAAGATCACTAACctgagaacagaaaataaaaatattcctaAGTTACATGTGCAGCACACTGATGCAGCACCTACAGTTGAACAAAGTCCTGAAGAAGCCACCCCAAACCTTGCCAGTGTAAGACAAGGGGAGGTCCATAAAATCTCTGTCCCACCACTGTCATCATATGGAAAAGCTGAAAGCCTGCATGTGTCACTGAAAGACCATAAAGATCCAGAGAAAACCTCATCACCTGTCTTGGTGACAAAACTGGAGAAACACGTAGTCAAAGATTCAGCTTCTGCTATAGAGGTCGCCACAGAAGAGGTCATCTTTCCCAGCCAGTCTACCAAAGTCACCAGCTCCTCCCCCACAGCTGTCCATATTTCGGATGCAGAGAGACCTGAGCCAGAGGGAGAAGTTGCAAAGCACCAGAGCACTATTAATACTCAAGTTGAGAAGGTTGGCTGTGCACTCACCCCAGCCAAAGTACAGAGTGTGATCTCATCAGAGGTGGATTCTCTTGAGACCCCCCCTTCAGTGCAAGGTTACTACCAACACATAACAAGCACACCTGCAGCTCTGGTTCTGACCTCCACAGCCTTGACCCCGGTCCAAGACACTATCACCCGATCCGCAACATCAGAAGGTACCCAGTTACACAGTAGAAATGGGGAGGAGCAGGACCTGGAGCTTCTGGCAGCAGGACTTATAACTGAGGTCATCTCAGCAGCCACACAGGAGTTCCTTGGTGTCACCAGCTACCAAATCTCAGACAACAACCAGCCCACCTGCAGCGGCAGCACAAAACTGGTTAGTAGCAGACAGTGCTCCCAACAGGAGAGCAGCACAGCAGTACAGCAGCACCAACATCTACTGACAGGCTCCTCTCAGATAGGCTATGAGTCTAGAGGAGCAACACAGATAGAAGGGCAAGGGATGCCAAATGGGTACTCCTCAGCTCCAGAATGGGATCCTTTTGAGTTCAGTCACAGAGTTCATCAGacaaaaaatgcacagaaagacccctggCCAATGCCACCACACCAGTCAGCACAAAGTATCCCTCTGTTAAGCATGAAACTGAAAGGAGGTGAAGCACTTATGCTGGCTGAGGACTCTGCCTGTAGCACATGCCACTCTGAGGATGGCATCAGCAGTGAGGAGCTCCAGACCAGCATGTTTGACAACCAAATGGATGTGATCCAGGTTACAGACTTGTCAGCAAGAAAAGATACACATCCTCAGCCACTGGTTGAGAGTACCAAAAAGGAAACAGTTTTAGCCCTACCTGAGGAAAACTCAGTGGATGTCGTATGTGAGAAGAGTTTCAATGGAATGTGCCTGAAGAATGGAGCTCATGGCACATGTGAGGTGGAGACGGACCAATCTGGAGGTGAGacattgatctttttttttttttttgggagtgTTAAGTTTTGCTCAGTATAGCCAGGGCAGTATCTGATTTTTGAAACTGATATTGAGAATCTAATAATGCAGTGGCAGGATTTCAttacataagaaaaaaaaaacaaacttaattgTAACTGTAAGTGGAGTCTGTGAAAACTCAATTTGCAGTCAGTAATGTTAAATACTTCGTTACAGGATGTGAGCTCTTAGATTAAAGAtatgcatatatttatattagggctgtcaatcgattaTAGTATTTAGGTGCGGTTAATCGCATGATTATGACTTAACTCGTGTTTTATCACAACTTaatcgcacatttttatctgttctaaatgtaccttaaattaatactttaaagtttttaatactctaacATGGATGTATGGATACACATGGatatgcaaatgtatttattattagtgaaactaccctaaacatacagcatgaagaacataaacatgtttcaaagatggtagatatgtttttcaaagaacttgttcatgtctattaaacacatggaaaaaaagaacatagaaaaaacacaagttcccattatttccttctttgcactgagccagttgctcaaacagacaagcctgtttacattttcagacgACAGGGCAGctcactttttctgaacaacatgcccttcacaaggtatggatgtggcaggtgttgctaagtatctgcagacatcTTTAGTACTTTCTGtactttctgtttgtttgctgctgcactctttactgtctatggctgcattttcaatTTCTCCGACTACAGGCTAGGCCatgggtcaaacaggaaatgtgcgCCGTGTTAATCGTGCGTTAATAAAATTGGTGctgttaaaatgagtttgacttAACGCGTTCATTTTGACAGCCCTACTTTATatgtaaaaaatgtgattttctacCAAATATAATGCATATAAtgcaaatgctgttttctccagTATTGTGCTGATATTTCTCAATTAAAGTAATATCCGTTAAATGATAGACTAGGCACAATCTAAATGGCAGTTTTCCTGTCAAGAACTTGCTCAGGATGAGCACTGGACCCTCAAAAACCTATTTTCAGTGCAAATATAGTAATGTTAGTAAAAGTGATGAGTTACCCGTGTGTATGTTTTCAGGCTCTGACGTGAACAGTATGGATTCAGTGGACAGTGGTTGCACTATGGGTGCTGCAGAAAGCCAGAGCAAACATGTGGTGTCCTCAAATTCTGAGCTTATCATCTGGGAGATTGAGGTCCCAAAGGTAAGTCTGGCCAACTGGCACGAGAGATAAAACCATACCTCTTCATTgatatgctgctgttttatgctgtaTACCATCTCACCAGAGCAgtaatgtgtaaaatgaaaCTGCTGTGTACTGCTGTCTTGTGTTTTCTCATAAATCTACATGCAGTACCCCATAATGGCAAAGTGAACAtcattttaggaatgtttgtaaatttagaaaaaaggaaaaactgaaatcacatttacataatatCATATGTAATATACTGTCCTATAGCACATTGTGTTTCTGTACCAGCATCTCGTAGGACGGTTAATTGGAAAGCAAGGTCGGTATGTGGGTTTCCTGAAGCAAAACTCTGGTGCGAAGATCTATGTTTCCACCCTGCCTTATACACAGGAGTTCCAGATCTGTCACATAGAGGGTGAGTTTGGGTCGTAGGGGATTGATTGGCACAGGTATCCAGATTTTTACtggctgaggaaaaaaaaaagagcattcaaaaacatattttgaaccATATCTACAGCCTATGATTTATTTCTCTGCAGGTACACAGCAGCAGGTTGACAAAGCACTGTCACTGATTGGGAATAAGTTTAAAGATCTGGACTTGACAAACCTATATGCACCTCCAGCGCCCCCACTCACATTGCCATCACTTCCCATGACCTCCTGGGTAAGGATAGGCTCCCAGCTGCTTTGAGCACCACTTATTTTGAgaattttgtgtgtctgtgtgtgtatatgtatataactaattgatttaaaaaaaaaaaaaaaaacaattataaaatagCCAACAAAATAGCAGCGATCCCttcttgttctagtttttctgttatgtggaCAGATAATCaatcatccagtaaaatgtttatggttcCCAGGGCagttgacattttattttttttgcttgagCGCCAACTAAATCTTCTCCTCCCATTTCTGCCTGTAATGCTTGACTCAACTTCTCACGTCCACTACTGGTGCAGATTTTAACAGCAACTAGGTTGCAGGTTGCCAGTTTGAGGACACAAATGGGTTGAAGTTTGTATGATGTGTCGGTTGTGTGAGTAGGATACATTTTCATGCAAGATCTGGCAGCTTGACAACTTCATAGTAATATTATTAGATTATATGATTATTCATATAAAGAGATTTGGGGCCACACAAATGACAGGGGTTTCCTGGGAGAAATACCAAAACAGAGGAGGGTGGCAGGGGGAGTGTGAAATATGGGAGACTCTCAGGAAAAATAAGAGTATTAACAGGTATGGTAGATATTTAAAAGTATTCATTTATTGGAagagtaatgtaatgtaatttgtCTTCTCAGCTTTTGCTTCCCAGTGGAGTGACAGTTGAAGTGATAGTGGTAAACATCGTGTCAGCTGGTCACATCTTTGTCCAGCAGCACACCCATCCAACCTACCATGCACTGCGAAGTCTCGACCAGCAAATGTTCCTTTGCTACTCCCAGCCTGGTACACCTGCCCTTCCCTCACCTGCTGAAGGTAACCTTGCTCACACAGTGGTAATATAAGTTATAAGTTAAGTCCATATAAgttttatcatttaattttatcagTCTTTCTTTTGCTTAGTAAACCTTTGACTCATTACGGAACCAGACCTGCATGTGCAAGAATAATGGAACTCTGAGCCTTTAGTTGGCTGAGGGAATTCAAACTAAATCTGTGGGttttagattttttgttttctcagcaaTAGAGCAGGTTGGACACCCTAAAGGCATTTTACATGTGCAGAGGTTACAAGAAAAAGCAGGTAGTGCTGCTTTGACAAGCACAAAGGTGAATGTTTAAAgctttaaccctcaggggttgacgAACACGCTggcacgttttgtggcatcttctcctgataatggCAAAAAGAACTtcaattactctgtcagttttgatcatacagataagagcgatatatcattcaaatctgtaacgggtatagttttatttgtatacactcataacaaAACGcagtgcttttgtaaaataaagaaagcagacaggttgcgctctgtcttctctctctgtcacctctcttcacaaacacgtaaataaaacagccTGAATCTAGAGAgtacttgcctcaaagacatgagaaatatatgcatagaaagactgagattaaatgaaacaattcaagtcgaaaacaaataatctttttatgtaatccatgTGAAAGTAAGTAGCAAcatggtttctcctgtctcacctcattaaaGCTAATGTAATCCCGCCTGGCACTTAACgaactgttcatatggaaataattatgtacacgcccccgagaaatggcataaaacatcaagcttcatcatagaatttacttacaTTTTCTGCACGTTACATGGGTGAAGAAGCTCTTTGCATGGTTCCAGACAGTGACGAAGAGCTTACTTtttcctcagaggaaaaaagcGAGTCAGACGAACGTTTGCATCTAcattgtattgcagtaattccctctcacTGAATGGCTCGTTATGCAGCTCATTAGGcgagtctttgtcttctcaggtaaatcacgattattcatgatcagacatGCCTCCTTGCATGTCttttctactaaaaaaaaaaaaaaaagtgtcgcaaacactctaggctacaaaaTACAGTTCTCGAAAGTCTTGTGAGCcaatattgtttgtgttttatggtctaatttcagtgacttaacaattgtagtttttcactaaccatgcataaactgttttctcaaaaacacaatcatgtataaacttgctgctcacatattattgtagcccagtttgtgctgattagtgttatcagactttagccattaatatgtttaaaatcaactgaaaaaagcacaaatgtcagggcatgtcaaaacttgtccaggccCCCACAGGGTTTTAATACAGTAACTTTTAAGACTATGCAGCTTTAATAGGCCTTCCATCTCTGTTGTCCAGTTGGTGTGATTTGTGCGGCTCCAGCGGTGGAAGGAGGCTGGTGGAGAGCCCAGGTCATCACATTctataaagaaacaaatgaggTGGAGATCAGATATGTTGATTACGGAGGCTATGACAGAGTAAAGATCGAGTCACTGCGTCAAATACGGTGAGTATCCCACTATGTAATCCAATAGAGCATTTTGCCATTTAGAGCAAAGTTTCCT contains these protein-coding regions:
- the akap1b gene encoding A kinase (PRKA) anchor protein 1b is translated as MPLRFRSVVPYTLPGVLALIGWWWYISRKKVRLISHDSPEGVPTTVGLRTTPAEGSNGIVEKGTVSSASDTNSLTHRSQKITNLRTENKNIPKLHVQHTDAAPTVEQSPEEATPNLASVRQGEVHKISVPPLSSYGKAESLHVSLKDHKDPEKTSSPVLVTKLEKHVVKDSASAIEVATEEVIFPSQSTKVTSSSPTAVHISDAERPEPEGEVAKHQSTINTQVEKVGCALTPAKVQSVISSEVDSLETPPSVQGYYQHITSTPAALVLTSTALTPVQDTITRSATSEGTQLHSRNGEEQDLELLAAGLITEVISAATQEFLGVTSYQISDNNQPTCSGSTKLVSSRQCSQQESSTAVQQHQHLLTGSSQIGYESRGATQIEGQGMPNGYSSAPEWDPFEFSHRVHQTKNAQKDPWPMPPHQSAQSIPLLSMKLKGGEALMLAEDSACSTCHSEDGISSEELQTSMFDNQMDVIQVTDLSARKDTHPQPLVESTKKETVLALPEENSVDVVCEKSFNGMCLKNGAHGTCEVETDQSGGSDVNSMDSVDSGCTMGAAESQSKHVVSSNSELIIWEIEVPKHLVGRLIGKQGRYVGFLKQNSGAKIYVSTLPYTQEFQICHIEGTQQQVDKALSLIGNKFKDLDLTNLYAPPAPPLTLPSLPMTSWLLLPSGVTVEVIVVNIVSAGHIFVQQHTHPTYHALRSLDQQMFLCYSQPGTPALPSPAEVGVICAAPAVEGGWWRAQVITFYKETNEVEIRYVDYGGYDRVKIESLRQIRSDFVTLPFQGAEVLLDNIAPLPGEDRFSPEATSLLEEMTRGMALLAQVSNYDNNTGLPLVHLWNMVGDEVISVNRTLAERGLGSWVDGF